AATGCGTCGGGCGCAGCAAGCTCCTCGGTGGCCGTGATCGCGAACGGCCACGGCGCATACAGCGCCGAGCTGTGGACCGAGTGGATCCGCACCGGCGCGTGGTTGTCATCCTCGCCGCCGTCGACGGCAGAAATTTCCGCGCTCACCCAACCGGAGCGGTGCTCGTCGCCGGACAGGAACACCAGCCCCGATGCACGATGCCGCCACACCGCCCCCAGCAGTTCGTGCAGACTGTGCGGATAACCATCCCACGCATCGGAGCGCAGGCAGCTTGCGGCGTGCTCCACCGTCGTGCGGCGCCGCGGTAGCGGCAGCGATCCGCTCAGAACGAATTTCTGTTGCGCCGCGCCGCGTGACAGCCACTCGCCAAAGGCATCGCGCTGCGCGGTCGACCACAGCCGCGCGCTCGACCAGTTCGCGACGCGTCGCGACTCGCGCTCGCAGCGCGCATCGGCGATGAAGAAGGCCGCGCCGCGCCAGTCGAATTCGTGCCACAGCAGCTCCGGGCCGCCGATGCGCGCGCCTGCCTCCCATCGGTGATGCCAGGCCGCTTGCCGCGCGACGTCGAACCACGGACCGTTGCCGCCGTGGCTCGCACCAGGACTCGGCTCCCAGTTGTCGACGATCTCGTGGTCGTCGACCGCCTGCACGACGCGCGCCACCGTCGGCGGCAGCAGCCGCACCGGACCGGCCTTGAACTCGCCGTAGCCGCACGCGTAGCGCTCGATGCCGCTGCGGGAATCGGCCAACCCGCCGCTCGCATCCGCATAGATCTGGTCGCCGGCGAACAGCACCAGCGAGCAGTCCCGACCTCTCTCCGTCGACCGCGTGAATCGATGCAGACGCGCCAGCGACGCAAGACCCGGCCCCGCCTGCGACGCATCGAGCTCCCAACCCGGGCTCGCATCGAGCAGCCCCGGCGGGTACTGGCACGCCGCGAGCGCGAAGCACACGCCGTCGCCGCCGCCGCCGCCGCCGCCATCGTCATCGTCATCGGCCGCGACCTCGGCCTCATCCGGCGACGGCACGAAGCCATGCGCCCATCGATGCGGCGGCAGATCGAAGAACTGATCGAGCGCGCCTTCCACCTGCGCGCGCAGTTCCTCGTCCCCGAGCTCGTGCATCACGCCGCGATGCGCGCCCTCCATGGCGAGCGCGCGCGGCTCCAGGTACAGCGCAACCAGCAGCAGCCCCTGGACGTCGATCTCGCGCGCCTCGCCGCGCTCTTCATCGTCGCCATCGAAGAAGCGGGGTGCGGAAGGCGGGAACGCCTCCACGGCCAGCGAGAGGCGCCACGGCGCGCCCGGCTGTCCCACGCCCGGGAGCACGAAGGGCTCGATGCGCCAGGGCAGCGGCAACTGCTCATACGCCCATCCCCCCCGCCACCGCATCGGCACCCACAGCAGCCAATGCGGCCAGCCGCGCTCCGGCCGCAGCGCCGTGAGCAGCGGCACGCGGCCCGTCTCCGGCGGCGCGCGCTCGACGCGATGCCCCGGCGCCTCCGCGCCTATCAGCAGCGCGTTGGCCGCCGTGCCCCGCCGGGCCGCATGCAGGACGCCGCTCATGGCTGCGGCGCCTCGGCCAGGAAGGCCAGCACGTGCGGGAACACCTGCGTCGCGACATGGCGTCCGATGAGACAGTCCTGGTGCCCGTGGCCCGCGATCACCCGGTATCGATAACGACCCGGCGCGGCCTGGTCGTAGTAGTCCTTCAGCAGCTCCGCGCTGTCGGCGCTGCACAGCCCGTTGTCCTCGCCGTGCAGCGACAGCACCGGGAAGGCCTTCAGCAGCGCCAGGCTCTTCGCCAGGCTGTCGAGGTAGACGCTCGCGCCCTGCCAGTCGGTGATCTCGTGGCACCGCGCAAAATGGATCGCCTGCGCCACCGTGTCCATGTTCAGCGGCCCGAAGTGGTCGTCGATGAAATCGAACACGGCGCGGTCGACGTTCCCGATCGCGAAGTCCCGCCCGTAGAGCAGGTCCATGCGATGCCGCGTCGCCGTCCACGGCGTGCGCCGCATCCGCCACGGCGGCCAGGGCGGCGGGTTCTCCAGGTCGAACTCCGCGTCCGGATACGGCAGGCTGGCGAGCAGCCGGTCGAGCAGGTGATCGAACAGCGTCGGCGTGCCCTCCGGCCGGAACGCGTAGGTGCCCAGCGGCAGGTAGGGCCTCAGGTACTGCATCAGCACGCCGCGCAGGCTGTTGGTGGGCGACATCACCATCAGCGGCGTGACCTGCGAGATCACCAGCTTCGAGATCCGCTCCTTCAGCACCGCGCGCAGCGCGAAGCAGCGCTCCCATGGCTGCTGACGCGGCTCCAGCAGCGCCATGTGCAGCATCACCGAGCCCATGCAATGCGCGAAGACGGTCAGCTGCGCGCGGCCGGTCTCGCGCAGCACGCGGTCGACGGCCAGCGGGATGTCGTTGAACGCGGATTCCTCGAAGGTCCACGGCAGCGCCGCGGTCGGCAGTCCGGCGCTGGTGCGCAGGTCCAGCAGCCAGACGTCGTAGCCCGCGTCCCACAGCAACTTCGCCGGACCCGGCCGCACCGAGTGATGCGCGAAGGTCGTGCCGCTGGCGCTGTAGCCGTGGATCATCAGCACCGGTTCGCCGCCCGGTCGCGCGTAACGCGTGAGGCGGATCAGCACCGGCCGGTCGTCGTCCTCGCGGGTTGCGCGGTCGAGGTCCTGGCGCTGCGCGCCCGCGTCGCCCCAGCGGCCGGCGGCCATCTCGGTCACCACGGGATCCGGCAGGCCGGGCACCGCGCCCGGCAGCCGCGAGATGCGCCGCGGCGGCGCCTCGTCGGGCTTGCGGAAGGTCCAGGCATGCAGTCCGATCGTCATCCGCGCGACGTAGGCCATGAGCGCGCCGACGTCGCGCACCGCCGAGGGAATGTCGCGCGCCTGCCGGATGCGCAGCAGCGGCACGCGCTCGCGGGCGAGGTGGTGCATGTCCAGCGTCAGCACGATGTCCCGCGCGCCCGCCGGCGGCGCCATGCCGGCGACCGGCGTCAGCACCATGCGACTCAGCTGCGCCCAGGGATTGCCGCGCCGGGTGTAGCTGATGCGCTTGGTTCCCCGGAGTGGCTGGCCGCGCAAGGCGGCGGCCCAATCAGGCAGCGCCGCGGCCGGATCGATGAGCACCTGGTAGCGCATCACCCGTGCC
This genomic stretch from Mitsuaria sp. 7 harbors:
- a CDS encoding alkaline phosphatase D family protein; this encodes MSGVLHAARRGTAANALLIGAEAPGHRVERAPPETGRVPLLTALRPERGWPHWLLWVPMRWRGGWAYEQLPLPWRIEPFVLPGVGQPGAPWRLSLAVEAFPPSAPRFFDGDDEERGEAREIDVQGLLLVALYLEPRALAMEGAHRGVMHELGDEELRAQVEGALDQFFDLPPHRWAHGFVPSPDEAEVAADDDDDGGGGGGGDGVCFALAACQYPPGLLDASPGWELDASQAGPGLASLARLHRFTRSTERGRDCSLVLFAGDQIYADASGGLADSRSGIERYACGYGEFKAGPVRLLPPTVARVVQAVDDHEIVDNWEPSPGASHGGNGPWFDVARQAAWHHRWEAGARIGGPELLWHEFDWRGAAFFIADARCERESRRVANWSSARLWSTAQRDAFGEWLSRGAAQQKFVLSGSLPLPRRRTTVEHAASCLRSDAWDGYPHSLHELLGAVWRHRASGLVFLSGDEHRSGWVSAEISAVDGGEDDNHAPVRIHSVHSSALYAPWPFAITATEELAAPDAFEFDGPEGQRLRCVVSAWADHPGDGFAVLRVRGGDVELWFDRAGQISDLPDGVLSSGNLAPTKSRR